Proteins encoded within one genomic window of Oncorhynchus mykiss isolate Arlee chromosome 27, USDA_OmykA_1.1, whole genome shotgun sequence:
- the LOC110507173 gene encoding mitochondrial fission factor homolog B isoform X3 has protein sequence MNAAAFPSPTAEMAEINRIHYELEYTEGISQRMRIPEMLKMGPYGHDNPEAGSRDLHNVMMQVPERIVMSGDSEDSQFPRPRDLDLIQSTPLESLSLKTPPRVLTLNERPLDFMETERSAAPAQPSEEVRSQGRLRRERSASENTTVRRNSQIARNDSTKPSLRGGSALTSNPLHESRLALATLDTTLDVSMAPDDMAVVDAATLRRQIIKLNRRLQLIEEENKERAKREMIMYSVTVAFWLINSWVWFRR, from the exons ATGAACGCAGCTGCATTCCCCTCTCCTACTGCAGAGATGGCGGAGATTAACCGCATCCACTACGAGCTGGAGTACACAGAGGGCATCAGCCAACGCATGAGGATTCCAGAGATGCTCAAAATGGGCCCCTACGGTCATGACAACCCTGAGGCAGGCTCACGTGACCTGCACAACGTCATGATGCAGGTCCCAGAGAGGATCGTAATGTCTG GAGATAGTGAGGACTCCCAGTTCCCGAGACCCAGAGACCTGGACCTGATCCAGTCCACCCCGCTAGAGAGCCTGTCCCTGAAGACACCTCCTCGGGTCCTTACCCTCAATGAGCGGCCACTGGACTTCATGGAAACGGAGCGCAGTGcagccccagcccagcccagtgagGAG GTGCGTTCGCAAGGGCGGTTGCGGCGGGAACGTTCAGCCAGCGAGAACACCACTGTCCGTCGCAATAGCCAGATTGCCAGAAACGATTCAAC CAAGCCATCGCTGCGAGGGGGGTCTGCCTTGACCTCTAACCCTCTGCATGAATCCAG GCTTGCTCTGGCCACTCTAGACACTACTCTGGATGTCTCCATGGCTCCTGATGACATGGCTGTCGTAGATGCAGCAACACTTCGACGGCAG ATCATCAAGCTGAACCGGAGGCTCCAGCTCATAGAAGAGGAGAACAAGGAGAGGGCCAAGCGTGAGATGATCATGTACTCCGTCACCGTAGCCTTCTGGCTTATCAACAGCTGGGTTTGGTTCCGCCGCTAG
- the LOC110507173 gene encoding mitochondrial fission factor homolog A isoform X2, with amino-acid sequence MNAAAFPSPTAEMAEINRIHYELEYTEGISQRMRIPEMLKMGPYGHDNPEAGSRDLHNVMMQVPERIVMSGDSEDSQFPRPRDLDLIQSTPLESLSLKTPPRVLTLNERPLDFMETERSAAPAQPSEEVRSQGRLRRERSASENTTVRRNSQIARNDSTVNPSLPAPLRACPPLAMAEDEQNLYSASGVLSFIQSTTRRAYQQVLEVLDENHRRLALATLDTTLDVSMAPDDMAVVDAATLRRQIIKLNRRLQLIEEENKERAKREMIMYSVTVAFWLINSWVWFRR; translated from the exons ATGAACGCAGCTGCATTCCCCTCTCCTACTGCAGAGATGGCGGAGATTAACCGCATCCACTACGAGCTGGAGTACACAGAGGGCATCAGCCAACGCATGAGGATTCCAGAGATGCTCAAAATGGGCCCCTACGGTCATGACAACCCTGAGGCAGGCTCACGTGACCTGCACAACGTCATGATGCAGGTCCCAGAGAGGATCGTAATGTCTG GAGATAGTGAGGACTCCCAGTTCCCGAGACCCAGAGACCTGGACCTGATCCAGTCCACCCCGCTAGAGAGCCTGTCCCTGAAGACACCTCCTCGGGTCCTTACCCTCAATGAGCGGCCACTGGACTTCATGGAAACGGAGCGCAGTGcagccccagcccagcccagtgagGAG GTGCGTTCGCAAGGGCGGTTGCGGCGGGAACGTTCAGCCAGCGAGAACACCACTGTCCGTCGCAATAGCCAGATTGCCAGAAACGATTCAAC TGTGAACCCGTCCCTCCCAGCCCCTCTCCGCGCCTGCCCCCCTCTCGCCATGGCCGAGGACGAACAGAACCTGTACAGCGCTAGCGGCGTTCTCTCTTTCATCCAGTCCACCACGCGCCGGGCCTACCAGCAGGTCTTGGAGGTTCTGGACGAGAACCACCGCAG GCTTGCTCTGGCCACTCTAGACACTACTCTGGATGTCTCCATGGCTCCTGATGACATGGCTGTCGTAGATGCAGCAACACTTCGACGGCAG ATCATCAAGCTGAACCGGAGGCTCCAGCTCATAGAAGAGGAGAACAAGGAGAGGGCCAAGCGTGAGATGATCATGTACTCCGTCACCGTAGCCTTCTGGCTTATCAACAGCTGGGTTTGGTTCCGCCGCTAG
- the LOC110507173 gene encoding mitochondrial fission factor homolog A isoform X1 codes for MNAAAFPSPTAEMAEINRIHYELEYTEGISQRMRIPEMLKMGPYGHDNPEAGSRDLHNVMMQVPERIVMSGDSEDSQFPRPRDLDLIQSTPLESLSLKTPPRVLTLNERPLDFMETERSAAPAQPSEEVRSQGRLRRERSASENTTVRRNSQIARNDSTVNPSLPAPLRACPPLAMAEDEQNLYSASGVLSFIQSTTRRAYQQVLEVLDENHRSKPSLRGGSALTSNPLHESRLALATLDTTLDVSMAPDDMAVVDAATLRRQIIKLNRRLQLIEEENKERAKREMIMYSVTVAFWLINSWVWFRR; via the exons ATGAACGCAGCTGCATTCCCCTCTCCTACTGCAGAGATGGCGGAGATTAACCGCATCCACTACGAGCTGGAGTACACAGAGGGCATCAGCCAACGCATGAGGATTCCAGAGATGCTCAAAATGGGCCCCTACGGTCATGACAACCCTGAGGCAGGCTCACGTGACCTGCACAACGTCATGATGCAGGTCCCAGAGAGGATCGTAATGTCTG GAGATAGTGAGGACTCCCAGTTCCCGAGACCCAGAGACCTGGACCTGATCCAGTCCACCCCGCTAGAGAGCCTGTCCCTGAAGACACCTCCTCGGGTCCTTACCCTCAATGAGCGGCCACTGGACTTCATGGAAACGGAGCGCAGTGcagccccagcccagcccagtgagGAG GTGCGTTCGCAAGGGCGGTTGCGGCGGGAACGTTCAGCCAGCGAGAACACCACTGTCCGTCGCAATAGCCAGATTGCCAGAAACGATTCAAC TGTGAACCCGTCCCTCCCAGCCCCTCTCCGCGCCTGCCCCCCTCTCGCCATGGCCGAGGACGAACAGAACCTGTACAGCGCTAGCGGCGTTCTCTCTTTCATCCAGTCCACCACGCGCCGGGCCTACCAGCAGGTCTTGGAGGTTCTGGACGAGAACCACCGCAG CAAGCCATCGCTGCGAGGGGGGTCTGCCTTGACCTCTAACCCTCTGCATGAATCCAG GCTTGCTCTGGCCACTCTAGACACTACTCTGGATGTCTCCATGGCTCCTGATGACATGGCTGTCGTAGATGCAGCAACACTTCGACGGCAG ATCATCAAGCTGAACCGGAGGCTCCAGCTCATAGAAGAGGAGAACAAGGAGAGGGCCAAGCGTGAGATGATCATGTACTCCGTCACCGTAGCCTTCTGGCTTATCAACAGCTGGGTTTGGTTCCGCCGCTAG
- the LOC110507173 gene encoding mitochondrial fission factor homolog B isoform X4, giving the protein MNAAAFPSPTAEMAEINRIHYELEYTEGISQRMRIPEMLKMGPYGHDNPEAGSRDLHNVMMQVPERIVMSGDSEDSQFPRPRDLDLIQSTPLESLSLKTPPRVLTLNERPLDFMETERSAAPAQPSEEVRSQGRLRRERSASENTTVRRNSQIARNDSTLALATLDTTLDVSMAPDDMAVVDAATLRRQIIKLNRRLQLIEEENKERAKREMIMYSVTVAFWLINSWVWFRR; this is encoded by the exons ATGAACGCAGCTGCATTCCCCTCTCCTACTGCAGAGATGGCGGAGATTAACCGCATCCACTACGAGCTGGAGTACACAGAGGGCATCAGCCAACGCATGAGGATTCCAGAGATGCTCAAAATGGGCCCCTACGGTCATGACAACCCTGAGGCAGGCTCACGTGACCTGCACAACGTCATGATGCAGGTCCCAGAGAGGATCGTAATGTCTG GAGATAGTGAGGACTCCCAGTTCCCGAGACCCAGAGACCTGGACCTGATCCAGTCCACCCCGCTAGAGAGCCTGTCCCTGAAGACACCTCCTCGGGTCCTTACCCTCAATGAGCGGCCACTGGACTTCATGGAAACGGAGCGCAGTGcagccccagcccagcccagtgagGAG GTGCGTTCGCAAGGGCGGTTGCGGCGGGAACGTTCAGCCAGCGAGAACACCACTGTCCGTCGCAATAGCCAGATTGCCAGAAACGATTCAAC GCTTGCTCTGGCCACTCTAGACACTACTCTGGATGTCTCCATGGCTCCTGATGACATGGCTGTCGTAGATGCAGCAACACTTCGACGGCAG ATCATCAAGCTGAACCGGAGGCTCCAGCTCATAGAAGAGGAGAACAAGGAGAGGGCCAAGCGTGAGATGATCATGTACTCCGTCACCGTAGCCTTCTGGCTTATCAACAGCTGGGTTTGGTTCCGCCGCTAG